A region of Sparus aurata chromosome 8, fSpaAur1.1, whole genome shotgun sequence DNA encodes the following proteins:
- the ankrd34c gene encoding ankyrin repeat domain-containing protein 34C, producing the protein MADILELRTDGNSLLKAVWLRRLRLTRLLLEGGAYINESNERGETPLMVACMSTHTDQQSVGKSKLVKYLLDNQADPNIQDKAGRTALMHACIHRAGHEVVDHLLSNGADPSLEDRSGASALVYAINADDKQTLKLLLDACKAKGKEVIIITTDKSPSGTKTTKQYLNAPPSPGLDERSSPMYCTSPSDINVSASPTPEQELQNTVFSFQTKLKTSSSAAKLANGPTSPTRRPANPKRARLPQLKRLQSEPWGLIAPSVLAAAAAHEESKKASSDEDVVAGVNGLSLSKRSVLSRHNSVDGKDTLFPPVGEQACKMTTSLSVPPTSRASYERSLCQHQPLARRSTVPTEQESCSSTGPASLRDTMHRRRLGNDHYDSDSQLYLDSAMLDSPKVPVERRKLNTSPLAMLTSSRESLDSNASPSSPSTAHRRAPGLLERRGSGTLLLDHISHTRPGHLPPLNVNPNPPIPDIGASSKPSSPLATGIRSIAPVAPNTPKRGGLKSKKKLVRRHSMQVEQMKQLSDFEELAH; encoded by the coding sequence ATGGCAGACATTCTGGAGCTGCGGACAGATGGGAACTCGCTCCTGAAGGCGGTGTGGCTCAGACGCCTGAGACTGACCAGGCTCCTGCTGGAGGGAGGCGCCTACATCAACGAGAGCAATGAGCGCGGGGAGACGCCGCTCATGGTGGCCTGcatgtccacacacactgaccagCAGAGCGTCGGCAAGTCAAAGCTGGTGAAATATCTGCTGGACAACCAGGCAGACCCCAACATACAGGACAAGGCGGGAAGGACGGCTCTGATGCACGCCTGCATCCACAGGGCCGGACACGAGGTGGTGGATCACCTGCTGAGCAATGGAGCCGACCCCAGTCTGGAGGACCGGAGCGGGGCCTCGGCCCTGGTCTACGCCATCAATGCAGATGATAAGCAGACACTGAAACTGCTCTTGGATGCATGCAAGGCTAAAGGCAAGGAGGTCATCATAATCACCACAGATAAATCACCGTCTGGCACTAAAACCACCAAACAGTACCTAAACGCCCCGCCATCACCAGGGCTGGACGAGAGGTCCTCCCCGATGTACTGCACGTCTCCGTCTGACATCAATGTTTCTGCCTCTCCAACACCCGAGCAAGAGCTGCAAAACACAGTCTTCAGTTTCCAGACGAAGCTGAAAACCTCGAGTTCGGCTGCGAAGCTAGCCAACGGCCCGACGTCTCCAACACGCCGGCCTGCAAACCCCAAACGCGCACGTCTGCCTCAGCTGAAGAGGTTGCAGTCTGAGCCTTGGGGGCTGATTGCTCCCTCAGTCCTGGCTGCAGCCGCCGCCCATGAGGAGAGCAAGAAAGCCAGCTCTGATGAGGATGTAGTCGCAGGGGTGAACGGACTCTCTCTGAGCAAGAGGTCAGTTCTGTCTCGACACAACAGCGTGGACGGAAAGGACACTTTATTCCCACCGGTGGGCGAGCAAGCTTGTAAAATGACAACCTCACTATCAGTTCCTCCAACGTCCAGAGCATCGTACGAGAGATCTCTCTGCCAGCACCAGCCGCTGGCACGGCGCAGCACTGTGCCAACAGAGCaggagagctgcagcagcactggACCCGCCAGTCTGAGAGACACAATGCATAGGAGACGTCTGGGGAACGATCACTATGACTCAGACTCACAGCTCTATTTAGACTCTGCCATGTTAGACTCTCCTAAGGTCCCAGTGGAGCGGAGGAAACTAAACACGTCTCCACTGGCGATGCTGACCAGCTCCAGAGAATCTCTCGACAGCAACGCCAGCCCCTCCTCTCCCAGCACAGCACACAGGCGAGCGCCGGGCCTCCTGGAGAGGAGAGGCTCGGGCACCCTGCTGCTGGACCACATCTCTCACACCAGGCCCGGCCACCTACCCCCGCTCAACGTCAACCCCAACCCTCCCATTCCCGATATTGGGGCGAGTAGCAAGCCCTCGTCACCTCTGGCCACAGGTATTAGATCTATAGCTCCAGTAGCACCAAACACACCAAAGAGAGGCGGCCTCAAGTCCAAGAAGAAACTTGTGAGAAGGCACTCTATGCAAGTGGAGCAGATGAAACAGCTTTCTGATTTCGAAGAGCTGGCTCATTAG